In a single window of the Kiritimatiellia bacterium genome:
- a CDS encoding TM0996/MTH895 family glutaredoxin-like protein has translation MKHIQILGTGCPKCKLLTANAEQAVRESGIEARVGKVEKIAEIMKFGVMTTPALVVDGVVKSAGKVLSPDEIKKHLS, from the coding sequence ATGAAGCATATTCAAATCCTGGGCACGGGCTGTCCGAAGTGCAAGTTGTTGACGGCGAATGCCGAGCAGGCTGTCCGCGAGTCGGGGATCGAGGCTCGCGTGGGGAAGGTGGAGAAAATCGCGGAGATCATGAAATTCGGCGTCATGACCACGCCGGCCCTGGTCGTGGACGGCGTGGTCAAGAGCGCCGGCAAGGTATTGAGTCCGGACGAGATCAAGAAGCACCTGT